In Kitasatospora sp. NBC_00240, the following are encoded in one genomic region:
- a CDS encoding amino acid adenylation domain-containing protein: protein MTSTEEPARIAPVSGLQRGLWFLDRWNPGAATYNIPWVFELTGALDLAHLEIALSALVARHEALRTTFALHEDGPRQHVHRDPAVPFTVTDLRALDERETARRTEELIAAEAAAPFDLEQGPLLRVSVIRTGERRTTMAVVVHHIVWDGWSADVFERELAELYTAAVTGRDPELPLLTAQYADYAAEEQAQSFEEHLAHWKLQLDGAPGLLELPGDRPRPADRSHRGATEPFAPEPGTAARVKQLAEAEGVTPFMVMLAAFALLLHRWTGAEDMVIGTPVTTRNRPELENLVGYFVNLLPLRVRLARTMTFRELLEHVQDVAFEGYAYLDVPFDQLVDRLAPDRSAQHAPLVQVVFGAHAEDTAPLRFGEALAERAVRSNGTSKFDLTWSVFDSGELRGEAEYRTDLFDPATVRRMAADWQNLLAAALDRPDRPLRELGTPASAGRPARIPAGRCLHQLFEDAADRHGGRVALTDGARSLTYTELEMRANRLAHALTAAGVRHGDRVGLLLDRTADIVVCVLAVLKAGAAYVPVDPAAPAGRAATVFGDTGVTLVLTDLPDRVPDGPWLRHDLAARAADTAALPATRPRAGARPGDTAYVIFTSGSTGRPKGVAIAHEHVSRLMAAGVEHFGFGPQDVWTLFHSYAFDWTVWEIWGALHHGARLVVVPYLTSRSPEEFAQLLDEEGVSHLCLTPSALRQLEPALRRRPRPLPALKQIMLGGEALDPAVVQRWLDLDPLPPARICNLYGITETTVHVTTFDIAGPGSTGGFERSLIGEAMPHLDALVLDDWLRPCPEGVPGELYIGGGSLAHGYWQRPGLTAGRFVADPYANDPGARMYRTGDVAKRLPGGGLEYVGRADFQVKLRGFRIELGEIEHALGAHPDVDACVVTVHDQRLAAYLTGRAPERVREFLARTLPDYMIPASVTVLDALPLTVNGKVDRAALPEPGAPAAAGGRHVPPRTPAERAFAAAWSQVLGVDGIGVHDDFFHLGGDSIRAVQLAGHLHEAGWTVSLRDVFGAPTVAELLPLAQPVTAAAAADQPFALLDPEDRADLPAGLADAYPMVSMQLSMVFHMEIAGGTDSYHNVNSYRISAALDETAFRRAVAEVLTRHPVLRTGLDLSGYREPLQLVHGELPAPVEFADLRGTGAQDEAVRAVFEQHRSTPFDLMEPPLLRITVQHLADQVFQLTLSEHHAILDGWSFTSLLTELLERHAELAADPASPPTPAPRSAFRDFVTVEREAAADPDSLAYWRGKLAGVSGELWPGSSEVHEVPRTLERVLPAAPAQLRLVADAAGVPVKSVALAAHLRALQAITGRSRVTTGLAMNGRLERRGGTEVLGLFLNTVPLVGEPVEGDPLALVRAVHREELEMMPHRRVPFARLARLMADTRLDSQFGYLRFHALGTLSSARIVDARIGCEPTMRHEPNSFAFGASLIQDPVSDRVLLAVDHQRSVVSDRTATEFVDAYTAALADLAAAVAAGPDRA, encoded by the coding sequence GTGACCTCCACCGAAGAGCCGGCCCGGATCGCCCCCGTGTCGGGGCTGCAGAGGGGCCTGTGGTTCCTCGACCGCTGGAACCCCGGAGCGGCCACCTACAACATCCCCTGGGTGTTCGAGCTCACCGGCGCCCTCGACCTGGCGCATCTGGAGATTGCCCTGAGCGCCCTGGTGGCCCGGCACGAGGCCCTGCGGACCACCTTCGCCCTGCACGAGGACGGCCCGCGCCAGCACGTCCATCGCGACCCGGCCGTCCCGTTCACGGTGACCGACCTGCGGGCCCTCGACGAGCGGGAGACCGCCCGGCGCACCGAGGAGCTGATCGCCGCCGAGGCCGCCGCGCCCTTCGACCTCGAACAGGGGCCGCTGCTGCGGGTGTCGGTGATCCGCACCGGGGAGCGGCGGACCACCATGGCCGTCGTCGTCCACCACATCGTCTGGGACGGCTGGTCGGCCGACGTCTTCGAGCGGGAGCTCGCCGAGCTCTACACCGCCGCCGTGACCGGCCGCGACCCCGAACTCCCGCTGCTCACCGCCCAGTACGCCGACTACGCGGCCGAGGAGCAGGCGCAGTCCTTCGAGGAGCACCTGGCCCACTGGAAGCTCCAGCTCGACGGGGCGCCGGGCCTGCTGGAGCTCCCCGGCGACCGCCCCCGCCCCGCCGACCGGAGCCACCGCGGCGCCACCGAGCCGTTCGCGCCGGAGCCGGGCACCGCCGCCCGGGTCAAGCAGCTGGCGGAGGCCGAGGGCGTCACCCCGTTCATGGTCATGCTGGCCGCCTTCGCGTTGCTGCTGCACCGCTGGACCGGCGCCGAGGACATGGTGATCGGCACCCCCGTCACCACCCGCAACCGGCCCGAACTGGAGAACCTGGTCGGCTACTTCGTCAACCTGCTGCCGCTGCGGGTCCGGCTCGCCCGGACGATGACCTTCCGCGAGCTGCTGGAGCACGTCCAGGACGTCGCCTTCGAGGGCTACGCCTACCTGGACGTCCCCTTCGACCAACTGGTCGACCGGCTGGCACCGGACCGCTCGGCCCAGCACGCCCCGCTGGTCCAGGTGGTGTTCGGCGCGCACGCCGAGGACACCGCCCCGCTGCGGTTCGGCGAGGCCCTCGCCGAACGGGCCGTCCGCTCCAACGGCACCAGCAAGTTCGACCTGACCTGGTCGGTCTTCGACAGCGGCGAACTGCGCGGCGAGGCCGAGTACCGCACCGACCTGTTCGACCCGGCGACGGTCCGCCGGATGGCCGCCGACTGGCAGAACCTGCTGGCCGCCGCCCTCGACCGACCGGACCGCCCGCTGCGCGAGCTCGGCACCCCCGCGAGCGCCGGCCGGCCCGCCCGGATCCCGGCCGGCCGCTGCCTGCACCAGCTGTTCGAGGACGCCGCCGACCGGCACGGCGGACGGGTCGCGCTGACCGACGGCGCCCGCTCCCTCACCTACACCGAGCTGGAGATGCGGGCCAACCGCCTCGCCCACGCACTGACCGCCGCCGGCGTCCGCCACGGCGACCGGGTCGGCCTGCTGCTCGACCGGACCGCCGACATCGTGGTCTGCGTCCTCGCCGTCCTCAAGGCCGGCGCCGCGTACGTCCCCGTCGACCCGGCCGCTCCGGCCGGCCGCGCGGCCACCGTGTTCGGCGACACCGGCGTCACCCTCGTCCTCACCGACCTGCCCGACCGGGTGCCGGACGGGCCCTGGCTGCGCCACGACCTCGCCGCCCGGGCCGCGGACACCGCCGCGCTGCCCGCCACCCGCCCGCGAGCCGGTGCCCGCCCGGGCGACACCGCCTACGTGATCTTCACCTCCGGCTCCACCGGCCGCCCCAAGGGCGTCGCCATCGCCCACGAGCACGTCAGCCGCCTGATGGCGGCCGGCGTCGAGCACTTCGGCTTCGGCCCGCAGGACGTCTGGACGCTCTTCCACAGCTACGCCTTCGACTGGACCGTCTGGGAGATCTGGGGCGCCCTGCACCACGGCGCCCGGCTGGTCGTGGTGCCCTACCTGACCAGCCGCTCGCCCGAGGAGTTCGCCCAACTGCTCGACGAGGAGGGCGTGTCCCACCTCTGCCTCACCCCGTCCGCACTGCGCCAGCTGGAACCGGCCCTGCGCCGCCGCCCCCGGCCGCTGCCCGCGCTGAAGCAGATCATGCTCGGCGGCGAGGCCCTCGACCCCGCCGTCGTCCAGCGCTGGCTCGACCTCGACCCGCTGCCGCCCGCCCGGATCTGCAACCTGTACGGGATCACCGAGACCACCGTCCACGTCACCACCTTCGACATCGCCGGTCCCGGCTCCACCGGCGGCTTCGAACGCAGCCTGATCGGCGAGGCGATGCCGCACCTCGACGCGCTGGTGCTCGACGACTGGCTACGGCCCTGCCCCGAGGGCGTGCCCGGTGAGCTGTACATCGGCGGCGGCAGCCTCGCCCACGGGTACTGGCAGCGGCCCGGCCTCACCGCCGGCCGGTTCGTCGCCGACCCGTACGCCAACGACCCCGGCGCCCGGATGTACCGCACCGGGGACGTCGCCAAGCGACTGCCCGGCGGCGGCCTGGAGTACGTCGGCCGCGCCGACTTCCAGGTGAAACTGCGCGGCTTCCGGATCGAACTCGGCGAGATCGAGCACGCGTTGGGCGCCCACCCGGACGTCGACGCCTGCGTGGTCACCGTCCACGACCAGCGTCTCGCCGCCTACCTGACCGGCCGGGCGCCCGAACGGGTCCGCGAGTTCCTGGCCCGCACCCTGCCGGACTACATGATCCCGGCGAGCGTCACCGTCCTGGACGCCCTGCCGCTGACCGTCAACGGCAAGGTCGACCGGGCCGCCCTGCCCGAACCCGGCGCCCCCGCCGCGGCCGGCGGCCGCCACGTACCGCCGCGCACCCCCGCCGAACGGGCCTTCGCCGCCGCCTGGTCGCAGGTGCTCGGCGTCGACGGGATCGGCGTCCACGACGACTTCTTCCACCTCGGCGGCGACTCCATCCGGGCCGTCCAACTGGCCGGCCACCTGCACGAGGCCGGCTGGACGGTCTCCCTGCGGGACGTCTTCGGCGCCCCCACGGTCGCCGAACTGCTGCCGCTGGCCCAGCCGGTGACCGCCGCGGCCGCGGCCGACCAGCCCTTCGCCCTGCTCGACCCCGAGGACCGCGCCGACCTGCCCGCCGGCCTCGCCGACGCCTACCCGATGGTCTCCATGCAGCTCAGCATGGTCTTCCACATGGAGATCGCCGGCGGCACCGACAGCTACCACAACGTCAACAGCTACCGGATCTCGGCCGCCCTGGACGAGACCGCGTTCCGCCGGGCGGTGGCCGAAGTCCTCACCCGGCACCCGGTGTTGCGGACGGGACTCGACCTCTCCGGCTACCGCGAACCGCTCCAGCTCGTGCACGGCGAACTGCCCGCACCCGTCGAGTTCGCCGACCTGCGCGGCACCGGCGCCCAGGACGAGGCCGTCCGCGCCGTCTTCGAACAGCACCGCTCCACCCCCTTCGACCTGATGGAACCGCCGCTGCTGCGGATCACCGTGCAGCACCTGGCCGACCAGGTCTTCCAGCTCACCTTGTCCGAACACCACGCCATCCTGGACGGCTGGAGTTTCACCTCGCTGCTCACCGAACTCCTGGAGCGGCACGCCGAACTGGCCGCCGACCCGGCCAGCCCGCCCACCCCCGCCCCCCGCTCCGCCTTCCGCGACTTCGTCACGGTCGAACGGGAGGCCGCCGCCGACCCGGACTCGCTCGCCTACTGGCGAGGCAAGCTCGCCGGCGTCAGCGGTGAACTGTGGCCCGGCAGCAGCGAGGTGCACGAGGTGCCCCGGACCCTGGAACGGGTGCTCCCGGCGGCGCCCGCCCAGCTGCGGCTGGTCGCCGACGCGGCCGGTGTCCCGGTCAAGTCGGTCGCGCTCGCCGCCCACCTGCGGGCGCTGCAGGCGATCACCGGCCGCTCGCGGGTCACCACCGGCCTGGCGATGAACGGCCGGCTGGAGCGGCGCGGCGGCACCGAGGTGCTGGGGCTCTTCCTCAACACCGTCCCGCTGGTCGGCGAGCCGGTCGAGGGCGACCCGCTGGCCCTGGTGCGCGCCGTGCACCGGGAGGAGCTGGAGATGATGCCGCACCGGCGGGTGCCGTTCGCCCGGCTGGCCCGGCTGATGGCCGACACCCGGCTCGACAGCCAGTTCGGCTACCTGCGCTTCCACGCCCTCGGCACGCTCAGCTCCGCCCGGATCGTGGACGCCCGGATCGGCTGCGAGCCGACCATGCGGCACGAACCCAACAGCTTCGCCTTCGGCGCCTCGCTCATCCAGGACCCGGTGTCCGACCGCGTCCTGCTGGCCGTCGACCACCAGCGCTCGGTGGTGTCCGACCGGACGGCCACCGAGTTCGTCGACGCCTACACGGCGGCCCTGGCCGACCTGGCCGCCGCCGTGGCCGCCGGGCCCGACCGGGCCTGA
- a CDS encoding non-ribosomal peptide synthetase, producing the protein MMSSSDFPFLQAARRHPSRPAVRRAGRTVTYRELDELSGALAGEIARETAAGQVVAVTADDRLDHLVGMLAVLRAGRVHLPLDPQAPEERNRAILDGAGAAAVLTGGRLTARPGAAATTAGPAGYVIHTSGTTGTPKGVLVPLDALTAHLTAAVARFGLTGDDVVLQFARPTVDVAIEQILGTLAAGACLVLPERRLLTPAALLDLLDAEGVTVANLSAGYFQEVVAALPGRAAPGTLRLMISGSDRLHPGTAATWRRLTGVPLLNAYGPTETVITATVHAADGDDTAAVVPIGEALGGRTLHILDERLRPCPPGTAGELYIGGPLLAWGYCGRPGPSAERFVADPWAGTPGARMYRTGDLVRRPAEGAPPEYLGRADQQLKIRGFRVEPGEIEVALAACPGVAGCAVVAHEGRLAAYVTASATAPAPDYARARAFLAGRLPEHMIPATLTVLAAFPLTAGGKVDRAALPAPETTGTRRPGHRPPRTAAEQLIAAVWSDVLGVAEVSADDNFFHLGGDSLTAVRVVGRVYEVFGMVSPYTIFDAPTLAEFAAAVTASAGPAQAPLTARGLTRAPLSKFQRGLWFLEQWNPGAATYNVPWVFRFHGPVETELLRAALETVVARHQSLRTTFVLGENGPEQLVHERIELPFTVLDCPAEHPDALVAELAREPFDLETGPLVRAHAVRTADGATTLLLMFHHIVWDEGSLPVLEQELQELYAALRAGRDHALPELPVQYTDYSAWQYEDESAEERLAHWRAALADAPQTPVLPTDHPRPEIQAFRGAFHRFALPTPVARAVREFARSEDATPFMVLLAGLALTLHRRSGQRDMVLGTPVSLRGRTELGGLIGYFINLLPLRLRLAEDPGFRELVQHVREVAIGAYRHQDTPFDEITGLVLEDRPEDRNPLCQVVLELHPLDTRPLTVGDSEVTRELHSNEVSRFDLSISVDDLGTGFTGRFEYDSDLFDPATVADLCDSWADTLAAAVDPAAHTLFEARAERTPQATAVVEGDTGLALSYAELNTRANRLGHFLAGRGVGRGDVVAILTERGHDLVVALLAVLKTGAGYTLLDPDFPADRLAGAVADSGAALVLTHRRAPAPFEGTAHLDLDAVAEQVARCPGQDLALPVTGDDLACVMFTSGSTGRPKGVAAPHRALTTTYLGQDYARFGPDEVWLQCSPVSWDAFALELYGALLFGGTCVLQPGRRPDPETIATLTRRHRVTQLQLSASLFNFLLEEFPQTFDDLKVAFTAGERASVTHVAKALENYPRLVVANGYGPVESLGLTTCHRVGPQDLGGTSIPIGHPLNGKEIHVLDAALQPVGPGESGELYAAGGGLAYGYLGRSALTAGSFVAHPYGRPGERLYRTGDLGHRAEDGTLEITGRIDDQIKIRGFRVEPGEIEDALTRHPLVREAAVTVHEPAPGDRRLAAYITAGPTPPDVDALLAELAGRLPEYMIPATVDILDGLPLNPNGKTDRRALPAPAPRPAPGSAAAALDGMEQLVADAVRAVLDLPQVGRDDNFFRIGGNSLAAVRVAMRLSRETGTKVPPHVVFRAKTVSAIAERLTAR; encoded by the coding sequence ATGATGTCCTCAAGCGATTTCCCCTTCCTTCAGGCGGCCCGCCGCCACCCGTCCCGCCCGGCGGTCCGCCGGGCCGGCCGGACGGTCACCTACCGCGAGCTGGACGAGCTGAGCGGCGCCCTCGCCGGGGAGATCGCCCGGGAGACCGCCGCGGGCCAGGTCGTCGCCGTCACCGCCGACGACCGGCTCGACCACCTGGTCGGGATGCTGGCCGTACTGCGGGCCGGCCGGGTCCACCTCCCGCTCGACCCGCAGGCACCCGAGGAGCGCAACCGGGCGATCCTGGACGGGGCCGGCGCGGCCGCCGTCCTGACGGGCGGCCGGCTCACCGCTCGCCCGGGCGCCGCGGCCACCACCGCCGGGCCGGCCGGGTACGTGATCCACACCTCCGGTACCACCGGCACCCCCAAAGGCGTCCTGGTCCCGCTGGACGCCCTGACCGCGCACCTCACCGCCGCCGTCGCCCGGTTCGGCTTGACCGGGGACGACGTGGTGCTGCAGTTCGCCCGGCCCACCGTGGACGTGGCGATCGAACAGATCCTCGGCACGCTCGCCGCGGGGGCCTGCCTGGTCCTGCCGGAGCGCCGACTCCTCACCCCCGCCGCCCTGCTCGACCTGTTGGACGCCGAGGGCGTGACCGTCGCCAACCTGTCCGCCGGCTACTTCCAGGAGGTGGTCGCCGCCCTGCCCGGCCGCGCCGCGCCGGGCACCCTGCGGTTGATGATCTCCGGCAGCGACCGGCTGCACCCGGGCACCGCGGCCACCTGGCGGCGGCTCACCGGCGTGCCGCTGCTGAACGCCTACGGCCCCACCGAGACGGTGATCACCGCGACCGTCCACGCCGCCGACGGCGACGACACCGCCGCCGTCGTGCCGATCGGCGAGGCACTCGGCGGTCGCACCCTGCACATCCTCGACGAACGGCTGCGCCCCTGCCCGCCCGGCACCGCCGGCGAGCTGTACATCGGCGGGCCGTTGCTCGCCTGGGGCTACTGCGGCCGGCCCGGGCCGAGCGCCGAACGCTTCGTCGCCGACCCCTGGGCCGGTACCCCCGGCGCCCGGATGTACCGCACCGGGGACCTCGTCCGGCGGCCCGCCGAGGGAGCCCCGCCGGAGTACCTGGGCCGGGCCGACCAGCAGCTGAAGATCCGCGGCTTCCGGGTCGAGCCCGGCGAGATCGAGGTCGCCCTGGCCGCCTGCCCGGGCGTCGCAGGCTGCGCCGTGGTCGCCCACGAGGGCCGGCTCGCCGCCTACGTCACCGCCTCGGCCACCGCGCCCGCGCCCGACTACGCCCGGGCCCGGGCCTTCCTGGCCGGCCGGCTGCCCGAGCACATGATCCCGGCGACCCTCACCGTGCTGGCCGCCTTCCCGCTGACCGCCGGCGGCAAGGTCGACCGCGCCGCGCTGCCGGCGCCCGAGACCACCGGGACCCGCCGCCCCGGCCACCGCCCGCCGCGCACCGCCGCCGAGCAGCTGATCGCCGCGGTCTGGTCGGACGTGCTCGGCGTCGCCGAGGTCAGCGCCGACGACAACTTCTTCCACCTCGGCGGGGACTCGCTGACCGCCGTCCGGGTGGTCGGCCGGGTCTACGAGGTCTTCGGCATGGTGTCGCCGTACACCATCTTCGACGCGCCGACCCTGGCCGAGTTCGCCGCCGCCGTCACCGCCTCGGCCGGCCCCGCGCAGGCGCCGCTGACCGCCCGCGGCCTGACCCGGGCGCCGCTGTCCAAGTTCCAGCGCGGGCTCTGGTTCCTGGAGCAGTGGAACCCCGGCGCGGCCACCTACAACGTGCCCTGGGTCTTCCGTTTCCACGGTCCGGTCGAGACCGAACTGCTGCGCGCCGCCCTGGAGACGGTGGTCGCCCGGCACCAGAGCCTGCGGACCACCTTCGTCCTCGGCGAGAACGGTCCCGAGCAACTCGTCCACGAGCGGATCGAGCTGCCCTTCACCGTCCTCGACTGCCCGGCGGAGCACCCCGACGCGCTGGTCGCCGAACTGGCCCGGGAGCCCTTCGACCTGGAGACCGGCCCGTTGGTGCGCGCCCACGCCGTCCGCACCGCCGACGGGGCGACCACCCTGCTGCTGATGTTCCACCACATCGTCTGGGACGAGGGCTCGCTGCCCGTCCTGGAGCAGGAGCTCCAGGAGCTGTACGCGGCGCTGCGCGCGGGGCGCGACCACGCCCTGCCCGAACTCCCCGTCCAGTACACCGACTACAGCGCCTGGCAGTACGAGGACGAGAGCGCCGAGGAGCGGCTCGCCCACTGGCGCGCGGCGCTCGCCGACGCCCCGCAGACCCCGGTGCTGCCCACCGATCACCCCCGCCCCGAGATCCAGGCCTTCCGCGGCGCCTTCCACCGCTTCGCGCTGCCGACCCCGGTCGCCCGCGCGGTGCGCGAGTTCGCCCGCAGCGAGGACGCCACCCCGTTCATGGTGCTGCTGGCCGGCCTGGCGCTGACCCTGCACCGCCGCTCGGGCCAGCGGGACATGGTTCTCGGCACCCCGGTGAGCCTGCGCGGACGCACCGAACTGGGCGGCCTGATCGGCTACTTCATCAATTTGCTGCCGCTGCGCCTGCGGCTCGCGGAGGACCCGGGCTTCCGTGAACTCGTCCAGCACGTCCGGGAGGTGGCGATCGGCGCCTACCGGCACCAGGACACCCCCTTCGACGAGATCACCGGACTCGTCCTGGAGGACCGGCCCGAGGACCGCAACCCGCTCTGCCAGGTGGTGCTCGAACTGCACCCGCTGGACACCCGCCCGCTCACCGTCGGCGACAGCGAGGTCACCCGCGAACTGCACTCCAACGAGGTGTCCCGGTTCGACCTGTCGATCTCCGTGGACGACCTCGGCACCGGCTTCACCGGCCGCTTCGAGTACGACAGCGACCTGTTCGACCCCGCGACCGTCGCCGACCTCTGCGACAGCTGGGCGGACACCCTGGCCGCCGCCGTCGACCCCGCCGCGCACACCCTCTTCGAGGCGCGGGCGGAGCGCACCCCGCAGGCCACCGCCGTGGTCGAGGGCGACACCGGGCTGGCGCTCAGCTACGCGGAGCTGAACACCCGGGCCAACCGGCTCGGGCACTTCCTGGCCGGCCGCGGCGTCGGCCGGGGCGACGTCGTCGCGATCCTGACCGAACGCGGCCACGACCTGGTGGTGGCGCTGCTCGCGGTACTGAAGACCGGCGCCGGCTACACCCTGCTGGACCCGGACTTCCCCGCCGACCGGCTGGCCGGCGCCGTCGCGGACAGCGGCGCCGCGCTCGTCCTCACCCACCGCCGTGCCCCCGCGCCGTTCGAGGGCACCGCCCACCTCGACCTGGACGCGGTGGCCGAGCAGGTGGCCCGCTGCCCCGGCCAGGACCTCGCGCTGCCGGTCACCGGCGACGACCTGGCCTGCGTGATGTTCACCTCCGGCTCCACCGGCCGCCCCAAGGGCGTCGCCGCCCCGCACCGGGCGCTCACCACCACCTACCTCGGCCAGGACTACGCCCGCTTCGGCCCCGACGAGGTCTGGCTGCAGTGCTCGCCGGTCTCCTGGGACGCCTTCGCACTGGAGCTGTACGGTGCCCTGCTGTTCGGCGGCACCTGCGTGCTGCAGCCCGGCCGGCGGCCCGACCCGGAGACCATCGCCACCCTCACCCGGCGCCACCGGGTCACCCAACTCCAGCTCTCCGCCAGCCTGTTCAACTTCCTGCTGGAGGAGTTCCCGCAGACCTTCGACGACCTGAAGGTGGCCTTCACCGCAGGGGAGCGGGCCTCGGTGACCCATGTCGCCAAGGCCCTGGAGAACTACCCGCGACTGGTGGTCGCCAACGGCTACGGGCCGGTGGAGAGCCTCGGCCTGACCACCTGCCACCGGGTCGGCCCGCAGGACCTCGGCGGCACCTCGATACCCATCGGTCACCCGCTGAACGGCAAGGAGATCCACGTCCTGGACGCCGCCCTGCAGCCGGTCGGCCCCGGTGAGAGCGGCGAACTCTACGCCGCCGGCGGCGGGTTGGCGTACGGCTACCTGGGCCGCTCGGCGCTGACCGCCGGCAGTTTCGTCGCCCACCCGTACGGCCGGCCGGGGGAGCGGCTCTACCGCACCGGGGACCTCGGGCACCGGGCCGAGGACGGCACGCTGGAGATCACCGGACGGATCGACGACCAGATCAAGATCCGTGGGTTCCGGGTCGAACCGGGCGAGATCGAGGACGCCCTGACCCGCCACCCGCTCGTCCGGGAGGCCGCGGTCACCGTCCACGAACCGGCCCCCGGGGACCGCCGGCTGGCCGCCTACATCACCGCCGGACCCACCCCGCCCGACGTCGACGCCCTGCTCGCCGAGCTGGCCGGCCGGCTCCCCGAGTACATGATCCCGGCCACCGTCGACATCCTCGACGGCCTGCCGCTCAACCCCAACGGCAAGACCGACCGCCGGGCGCTGCCCGCCCCGGCACCCCGGCCGGCGCCGGGTTCGGCGGCCGCCGCGCTGGACGGGATGGAGCAGCTGGTGGCCGACGCCGTCCGGGCCGTCCTGGACCTGCCGCAGGTCGGCCGGGACGACAACTTCTTCCGGATCGGGGGCAATTCGCTGGCCGCCGTCCGGGTCGCGATGCGGCTGTCCCGGGAGACCGGGACAAAGGTGCCGCCGCACGTGGTGTTCCGGGCGAAGACCGTCAGCGCCATCGCCGAACGCCTCACGGCCCGATGA
- a CDS encoding glutamate synthase-related protein — protein MSDLAAPGFPEEAVRLRARTGAAAAFPPAGDYGQVLFGAGPDGPDGLGGPADRLDALRLAPPVFMEQRLAKLIDLGREPTYQDVDLTTVIGGLRSTAPVYVSALGSTRAAGGDLGLALSRQAGALGIPMVIGENVVPVNGYGRLGEAAGRSLLGRLTAYTEQLADGVGGVAVQQSTEDADAEVWNLVHSDPAARPLLDSGRLAFELKVGQGAKPGLGGMTVLDAAAAARVADRYGLDPLFEGQRVLRSSSPGTFTEEILRQQVRLMRNNFPRVRIWVKLHPGRDVAEAVRTAVEAGADAVTVDGAEGGTGWAPAAFPRHVGLPLAECLRRLGTRPAGPPPGRLLVSGRMWEGSRAVKSLALGATAVGLGRAALLAVAEDPADGLIRLVECLGTEMRLLISSLGKYAPDALGPEDVWSPDGEI, from the coding sequence GTGAGCGACCTCGCCGCCCCCGGTTTCCCCGAGGAGGCCGTCCGGCTGCGGGCCAGGACCGGCGCCGCCGCCGCGTTCCCGCCGGCCGGCGACTACGGCCAGGTGCTGTTCGGCGCCGGCCCGGACGGGCCGGACGGCCTCGGCGGCCCGGCCGACCGGCTGGACGCGCTGCGCCTGGCCCCGCCGGTGTTCATGGAGCAGCGGCTGGCCAAGCTCATCGACCTCGGCCGCGAACCCACCTACCAGGACGTCGACCTGACGACCGTGATCGGCGGGCTCCGGTCCACCGCGCCCGTCTACGTCTCCGCGCTCGGCTCGACCCGCGCCGCCGGCGGCGACCTCGGGCTGGCGCTCAGCCGGCAGGCCGGGGCGCTCGGCATCCCGATGGTGATCGGGGAGAACGTCGTCCCGGTGAACGGCTACGGCCGTCTCGGCGAGGCGGCGGGCCGCTCCCTGCTCGGCCGACTCACCGCCTACACCGAGCAACTCGCCGACGGCGTCGGCGGGGTCGCGGTGCAGCAGAGCACCGAGGACGCCGACGCCGAGGTGTGGAACCTCGTGCACAGCGACCCCGCCGCCCGGCCGCTGCTCGACTCCGGCCGGCTCGCCTTCGAACTGAAGGTCGGGCAGGGCGCGAAGCCCGGCCTCGGTGGGATGACCGTGCTGGACGCCGCGGCGGCCGCCCGGGTCGCCGACCGCTACGGCCTCGACCCGCTGTTCGAGGGGCAGCGGGTGCTGCGCTCCAGCAGCCCCGGCACCTTCACCGAGGAGATCCTGCGCCAGCAGGTCCGGCTGATGCGCAACAACTTCCCCCGGGTGCGGATCTGGGTCAAGCTCCACCCGGGCCGGGACGTCGCCGAGGCCGTACGGACGGCCGTCGAGGCCGGCGCGGACGCGGTGACCGTGGACGGCGCCGAGGGCGGCACCGGCTGGGCGCCCGCGGCCTTCCCCCGGCACGTCGGGCTACCGCTCGCCGAGTGCCTGCGCCGGCTCGGCACCCGCCCGGCCGGTCCGCCGCCCGGCCGGCTGCTGGTCTCCGGCCGGATGTGGGAGGGCAGCCGGGCGGTGAAGAGCCTGGCCCTCGGCGCCACGGCGGTCGGCCTCGGCCGCGCGGCCCTGCTCGCGGTCGCCGAGGACCCGGCGGACGGTCTGATCCGCCTGGTGGAATGCCTCGGCACCGAGATGCGGCTTCTGATCAGCTCGCTCGGCAAGTACGCGCCGGACGCGCTCGGGCCGGAGGACGTGTGGTCCCCCGACGGGGAGATCTGA